A genomic window from Candidatus Pelagisphaera phototrophica includes:
- a CDS encoding PSD1 and planctomycete cytochrome C domain-containing protein encodes MKILSFTSKQMRYRSLISPKSDFFLPEFKVALIFGASSLNLFALDATPEQVEFFENKIRPVLAESCYECHNSVNKAKAGLALDYRGALLAGSENGSIIELGKPEDSVLIWAIRHEDDLEMPENAPKLDDRVIADFEEWIRMGAPDPRDKKPTQLDLDNAVAWDTLLEKRSNWWSFQPLKKTTPPRVSIPDWNQSPIDQFLFASLSGKGLRPQEQASPETLVRRLHLVLTGLPPKIEVVKQFTADPSEKAYRDLVDTLLASEEFGERWARHWMDWYRYAESHGSEGDPNLPYASAYRDYLIRALNADVPYDQLLTEHVAGDLLKKPRINQELGINESAIGPAHFRMVPYGFGVVDAYQEQITNTENQIDVLSKAMLGITVSCARCHNHKFDPISQNDFYRLYGIMVSNRPGSLNIDTREKQEINKKELEKLKPGIRRSMANFWLENVDVAVDKLATFNFAETEEEKGIHADLKLPARRRKLALPTDPERLNQLLLKREIDQVGEYHPLAPMKLWKELPSKDFNEKWNHQAMEHQAALDTYEAAKKNATFYADLRDQKTLDRWYRSGNGLGPKVSPAGSFSVAGEGVYAISGIYPRGVYSHLTSDKHNGTLASPNHIAKGEKSYLRATGLNGAIRMSARNYPLEQGLHPYKRAETGISQWYPLRKYKFWNGEQIHYQISTIGDKPVNASEGRSWFGVTEVIGGDFKVKELGVPLYTVLPNGSGLREPNSLLAIYKRTLRASIIAWKRRQITNAQAEFLSAFVRFDLLPNRLESLPAQQRGLVSQYRNLEGEIPFPTRAPALLKGDVIDQPLLIRGDYKKPGDAVPRQFLEAFDNRPYSNEDSGRLELAQDIAGKANTLKSRVLLNRLWHYVFGQGIVSTTDNFGRLGKKPAHPELLDYLALDFEKNGWSIKTALRNMVASRAFRSGSLAPDEANKKDPNNQFLSYYAPRRLDAEAIMDSINSLAQKDYERGVYKMSKRNQLDPFLSTFNFPIPTTTVSRRDSTSVPAQALSMMNGPFIQESAKSWAERVDSQLSESSFDQKLETLFLGAYARTPSKSEHETLEAYRKSINDPNTALERIAFTLLNTKEFIYVY; translated from the coding sequence ATGAAAATACTCTCCTTTACATCGAAACAGATGCGTTATCGCTCCCTCATTTCCCCCAAGTCGGATTTCTTTCTGCCTGAGTTCAAAGTCGCTCTCATCTTCGGAGCTTCGTCTTTGAACCTTTTCGCATTGGATGCGACACCGGAACAGGTAGAGTTTTTCGAAAACAAGATTCGCCCAGTACTGGCGGAAAGTTGCTACGAGTGCCACAATAGCGTCAACAAGGCCAAGGCCGGGCTGGCTTTAGACTATCGAGGTGCCCTCCTTGCAGGCAGCGAAAACGGTAGCATCATCGAGCTAGGGAAACCCGAAGACAGTGTCTTGATCTGGGCCATTCGCCACGAAGATGACTTGGAAATGCCTGAAAACGCTCCTAAACTCGACGACCGTGTCATCGCCGACTTTGAGGAATGGATACGCATGGGAGCCCCGGATCCCCGTGATAAAAAGCCAACCCAACTTGACCTAGACAATGCCGTCGCTTGGGATACGCTGCTTGAAAAACGCAGTAACTGGTGGTCTTTTCAGCCGCTCAAAAAGACAACTCCTCCTAGGGTTTCAATTCCGGATTGGAATCAAAGCCCCATTGACCAGTTCCTATTCGCATCGCTTTCGGGGAAAGGGCTGAGGCCCCAAGAGCAGGCTAGTCCAGAAACGCTGGTTCGCCGCCTGCATCTGGTACTCACTGGGCTTCCTCCAAAGATCGAAGTAGTAAAACAGTTTACGGCAGACCCCAGTGAAAAGGCCTATCGGGATCTCGTGGATACGCTTCTCGCGTCCGAGGAATTCGGCGAGCGCTGGGCTCGCCATTGGATGGACTGGTATCGTTATGCGGAATCACATGGGAGTGAGGGAGACCCCAATCTTCCCTACGCATCCGCTTATCGTGACTACCTCATTCGAGCACTCAATGCCGATGTTCCCTACGACCAACTACTAACGGAGCACGTAGCGGGCGACCTCTTGAAAAAGCCTCGCATCAACCAGGAACTCGGTATCAATGAATCGGCTATCGGGCCCGCTCACTTTCGCATGGTGCCTTACGGATTCGGTGTGGTCGATGCCTATCAGGAACAGATCACCAATACCGAAAATCAGATCGACGTTCTATCGAAGGCCATGCTCGGCATTACCGTCTCCTGTGCCCGTTGTCACAACCACAAGTTCGACCCGATTAGCCAGAATGACTTTTACCGGCTTTACGGCATTATGGTGAGCAACCGTCCTGGCTCGCTCAATATCGATACGCGGGAAAAACAAGAGATAAACAAAAAGGAACTGGAGAAACTGAAACCCGGTATCCGAAGATCCATGGCGAATTTCTGGCTGGAGAATGTAGATGTCGCCGTCGACAAACTAGCCACTTTCAATTTCGCCGAGACGGAGGAAGAAAAGGGAATCCATGCCGACCTGAAGCTTCCTGCAAGGAGACGGAAATTGGCGCTGCCTACCGATCCGGAACGCCTAAACCAGTTATTGCTGAAACGAGAGATCGACCAAGTGGGAGAATATCACCCATTGGCTCCGATGAAACTGTGGAAAGAGCTGCCCAGCAAAGATTTCAACGAGAAATGGAATCACCAAGCGATGGAGCACCAGGCGGCGCTCGATACATACGAGGCCGCAAAAAAGAACGCCACCTTCTACGCCGATCTTCGGGACCAGAAAACCCTGGATCGCTGGTATCGCAGCGGAAACGGACTCGGTCCCAAGGTCAGTCCCGCGGGATCATTCTCCGTCGCGGGTGAGGGAGTCTATGCGATATCCGGGATTTATCCGCGGGGCGTCTACAGTCATTTGACCTCCGACAAGCATAATGGTACTCTGGCCTCTCCCAACCATATTGCAAAGGGTGAAAAGAGCTACCTGCGAGCTACGGGTCTCAACGGAGCGATCCGCATGTCTGCACGGAACTATCCCCTAGAGCAGGGACTGCATCCCTACAAGAGGGCAGAAACAGGAATCTCGCAATGGTACCCGCTGAGAAAATACAAGTTCTGGAATGGAGAACAAATCCACTACCAGATTTCGACCATTGGCGACAAACCGGTCAATGCATCAGAGGGCCGTTCCTGGTTTGGAGTGACTGAAGTGATAGGCGGAGACTTCAAGGTCAAGGAACTAGGAGTTCCTCTATATACAGTGCTCCCAAATGGTTCCGGTCTTAGAGAGCCGAATTCTCTTCTAGCAATTTACAAAAGGACCCTCCGGGCATCCATCATAGCTTGGAAACGCAGACAAATCACCAATGCCCAGGCCGAATTTTTGAGTGCCTTCGTACGGTTCGACCTCCTGCCCAATCGACTTGAATCCTTGCCTGCTCAACAACGTGGACTAGTCTCTCAATACCGCAATCTGGAAGGCGAAATCCCCTTCCCGACTCGAGCACCCGCTCTCCTGAAGGGCGATGTCATAGATCAGCCACTACTCATTCGCGGTGACTACAAAAAGCCCGGTGATGCGGTGCCGAGGCAATTTCTGGAAGCATTCGACAACAGGCCCTATAGTAACGAAGACTCGGGACGGCTTGAGCTCGCACAAGACATAGCCGGCAAGGCGAACACCCTTAAATCGCGCGTTCTGCTCAACCGACTTTGGCACTATGTCTTTGGACAAGGCATTGTTTCCACAACCGACAATTTTGGCCGACTGGGCAAAAAGCCCGCCCATCCGGAACTGCTTGACTACCTTGCTTTGGATTTCGAAAAAAACGGTTGGTCGATCAAAACAGCACTTCGAAACATGGTTGCCAGCCGTGCCTTTCGATCGGGAAGTCTCGCTCCTGATGAAGCGAACAAAAAAGATCCTAACAACCAATTCTTGTCTTATTACGCACCTCGTCGGCTGGATGCGGAAGCGATTATGGACTCGATCAACAGCCTTGCCCAAAAAGATTACGAGCGGGGCGTCTACAAGATGTCTAAACGAAACCAGTTGGACCCCTTTCTCTCGACATTCAATTTCCCAATTCCAACGACGACCGTGAGCCGTCGAGACAGCACAAGTGTCCCTGCCCAAGCGTTGAGCATGATGAACGGGCCGTTTATTCAGGAATCCGCCAAGAGTTGGGCCGAAAGAGTCGATTCACAGTTAAGCGAATCTAGCTTCGATCAAAAACTGGAAACTCTTTTTCTAGGAGCCTACGCCCGGACTCCGAGCAAATCTGAACATGAAACCCTGGAAGCCTACCGTAAGAGCATCAATGATCCCAATACCGCCCTTGAGCGCATCGCCTTCACCCTTTTGAATACGAAGGAGTTTATCTATGTCTATTAA
- a CDS encoding DUF1501 domain-containing protein, which produces MSINLQNRREFLNLTSKGVAALTLSSLINSASGKSPYIPTRHHAAKAKSVIFLYMSGGVSHVDSFDPKPLLREMHGQPMPVDVERTQFDQVGNIMGSFWDHKKYGQSGIEMTNLFPNIAEHADEMAVIRSLTANFSEHAQGNFFIHSGFPFLGHPSAGAWVNYGLGTENKNLPGYVVLQSEHSGTPHGGVSIFGNAFLPATNGGSIFNVSGSRAVPNIQPAMLDHEQRKALEIIKTLDAGFAQRTAAKDAVMASIENAETAYLMQQAVPELTDISEEPQSLLDEYGVHDPVWYKSEYARQCLMARRLVERGVRFVELSCCPFEKGVQKANPWDQHNKIEIGHGAMASQVDKPIAALLTDLKNRGLIDETLVVFTGEFGRNPFAQGIGRDHNPQGFSAWMAGGGTSGGTVYGATDELGYYATENVSNIYELWATVLHLLGVNHEKLTFQHGGRNLRLTDVHGKVWSDIIA; this is translated from the coding sequence ATGTCTATTAATCTCCAGAATCGTCGTGAATTCCTGAACCTGACTTCAAAGGGAGTGGCCGCCCTAACTTTGTCGAGTCTCATCAACTCAGCGTCCGGGAAAAGCCCCTACATTCCCACGCGTCACCATGCTGCCAAAGCTAAGTCTGTGATTTTTCTCTACATGTCGGGGGGCGTATCCCACGTGGATTCCTTTGACCCGAAACCCCTTCTGCGGGAAATGCACGGTCAACCGATGCCGGTAGATGTAGAGCGAACTCAATTTGACCAGGTTGGCAACATCATGGGATCTTTTTGGGATCACAAGAAATATGGCCAGTCCGGCATCGAGATGACTAACCTCTTCCCTAACATCGCCGAACATGCCGACGAAATGGCGGTGATCCGGTCTTTGACTGCCAATTTCAGCGAACACGCCCAAGGCAACTTCTTCATCCATTCAGGCTTTCCTTTCCTCGGCCATCCAAGTGCCGGAGCTTGGGTCAATTATGGTTTGGGTACAGAAAACAAAAACTTGCCTGGATACGTCGTACTACAATCCGAACACTCCGGCACCCCTCATGGAGGCGTGAGCATTTTTGGAAACGCTTTTTTGCCCGCCACAAATGGCGGTTCTATTTTCAACGTTTCCGGCAGTCGAGCGGTTCCTAACATTCAGCCTGCCATGCTTGACCATGAGCAACGTAAAGCCCTCGAAATCATTAAAACGCTAGATGCGGGATTTGCTCAGCGCACCGCGGCGAAGGATGCGGTTATGGCCTCTATCGAGAACGCAGAGACTGCCTACCTAATGCAGCAAGCCGTTCCAGAGCTCACAGACATTTCCGAAGAGCCTCAGTCATTGCTGGATGAATACGGAGTACATGATCCTGTCTGGTACAAATCGGAATACGCCCGGCAATGCCTCATGGCGCGACGCCTAGTCGAGAGAGGTGTTCGGTTTGTTGAGCTCTCCTGCTGCCCCTTCGAGAAAGGTGTGCAAAAAGCCAATCCATGGGATCAGCACAACAAAATCGAAATCGGACACGGGGCGATGGCTTCCCAGGTCGACAAGCCAATCGCAGCCCTCCTCACCGACCTAAAAAATCGTGGGCTAATTGATGAAACCCTTGTCGTTTTCACTGGAGAATTTGGCCGTAATCCCTTCGCCCAAGGAATCGGTCGTGACCACAACCCCCAAGGATTCAGCGCTTGGATGGCAGGCGGAGGCACAAGTGGTGGCACCGTTTATGGGGCGACAGACGAGCTTGGCTACTACGCCACCGAGAACGTATCCAATATTTACGAACTATGGGCCACTGTGCTCCACTTGCTCGGCGTCAATCACGAAAAACTCACTTTCCAGCATGGTGGCAGAAATCTCCGACTGACCGATGTACACGGAAAGGTCTGGTCCGATATTATCGCTTGA
- a CDS encoding arylsulfatase, which translates to MFSFLKILLAVVLGFTGSFASQPNVILIVTDDQGYGDMSCHGNPYLNTPNIDRLHDEGISLDDYHVDPYCTPTRAALMTGKYSVRVGAWAVTEGRQLLNAKEATMADVFAASGYRTGMFGKWHLGDPYPYAPRYRGFHDTVHHLAGGVDEIGNPVGNDYFSDTYYRNGVPEKFRGYCTDVFFDETLRFIRKGEATGFEQPFFVYLPLNAMHGPLTVDPSYSDPFLAKGLSDPRSKFFGMVQNFDENLGRLLQSLNQWGIDENTVVIFMGDNGTGGGVDSRTMEGYNAGMRGKKGSTYEGGHRVACFARWPGTLDSGGTVEELTAHLDWLPTLIDLCGLEKPSDVAFDGRSIESLLHGKSSNWRERKLFVDRQADQLEMWNPSVEPEQKYPGRVVLTERWRLVNGELYDILDDPSQKADLARQNPKVIESLSAAYKKHFEDVADHGGRFTPFIIGAPEENPTRFTTRDWHHTDGGVIWKMSLVEDDSLFVNGFWALDTHAEGRYEFRISRYPRDMEKPMGAIEARIKVGDTSESINIEPEETYTKFKLDLKEGPTILQTWLTDEQTKNVRGAYYVEVKRLDR; encoded by the coding sequence ATGTTTTCCTTTCTTAAAATCCTTCTTGCCGTTGTTTTAGGTTTCACTGGCTCCTTCGCGTCTCAACCCAATGTCATTCTCATCGTGACCGATGACCAGGGGTACGGTGACATGTCTTGTCACGGAAACCCCTATTTGAATACGCCAAATATCGATAGGCTTCATGATGAGGGAATTAGTTTGGACGACTACCATGTCGATCCTTATTGCACGCCGACCCGAGCTGCCCTGATGACGGGTAAATACAGCGTTCGCGTAGGTGCTTGGGCAGTAACCGAAGGCAGGCAGTTACTCAATGCGAAGGAGGCGACGATGGCGGACGTATTTGCGGCATCTGGCTACCGAACGGGAATGTTTGGGAAATGGCATCTCGGCGATCCTTATCCGTATGCGCCTCGGTACCGAGGTTTCCATGACACGGTGCACCACCTTGCCGGAGGAGTCGATGAAATTGGAAACCCAGTGGGGAATGACTACTTTAGCGACACCTACTATCGTAACGGCGTACCTGAGAAGTTTCGCGGTTATTGCACGGATGTGTTCTTCGACGAAACACTGCGCTTTATTCGTAAAGGTGAGGCGACTGGTTTCGAACAACCCTTTTTCGTCTATTTGCCGCTAAACGCAATGCATGGACCACTCACTGTCGATCCAAGTTACTCCGATCCGTTCCTTGCGAAAGGTTTATCTGATCCACGTTCGAAATTCTTTGGAATGGTTCAGAATTTCGACGAAAACCTGGGACGTTTGCTACAATCCCTGAACCAGTGGGGTATCGATGAAAACACGGTGGTAATCTTTATGGGGGACAATGGCACAGGAGGGGGAGTCGACTCTCGAACGATGGAGGGATACAATGCGGGCATGAGAGGCAAAAAAGGATCTACCTATGAAGGAGGGCACCGCGTGGCTTGTTTCGCCCGATGGCCGGGCACGCTTGATTCTGGAGGGACCGTAGAGGAATTGACTGCCCACCTCGATTGGCTCCCCACTTTAATAGATCTGTGTGGCTTGGAAAAACCTAGCGATGTTGCTTTCGATGGGCGAAGCATTGAGTCGCTTTTACACGGGAAATCAAGTAATTGGAGAGAGCGGAAATTGTTTGTCGATCGGCAAGCGGATCAGCTCGAAATGTGGAATCCCAGCGTCGAACCGGAACAGAAATATCCTGGTAGGGTGGTCCTGACGGAGCGTTGGCGCCTAGTAAACGGAGAGCTCTATGACATTCTTGACGACCCTAGCCAGAAGGCCGACCTAGCCCGACAAAACCCTAAAGTGATAGAGTCGCTTTCGGCTGCCTACAAGAAACACTTCGAAGATGTTGCGGATCATGGGGGGAGATTTACGCCTTTCATTATTGGGGCACCAGAGGAAAATCCGACCAGGTTTACCACCCGCGATTGGCATCACACCGACGGAGGTGTCATCTGGAAAATGTCGCTCGTCGAAGACGACTCTCTTTTCGTGAACGGTTTCTGGGCCTTGGATACTCACGCAGAAGGCCGATACGAATTTCGAATTTCCCGCTACCCCAGAGATATGGAAAAACCAATGGGTGCTATCGAAGCTCGTATTAAAGTTGGAGATACATCAGAATCTATCAATATAGAGCCGGAGGAGACTTACACAAAGTTTAAATTGGATTTAAAGGAGGGGCCAACGATTCTTCAAACTTGGTTGACGGACGAGCAAACGAAGAACGTACGAGGAGCCTACTACGTCGAGGTAAAACGTTTAGACAGGTAG
- a CDS encoding DUF1501 domain-containing protein, with the protein MKSPICSRPLSTPTTRRDFLCGLTASLGSLAMTSMLAKDYPSSLLKASATEQGPLWPKEPMLPAKAKSVIMLFMEGAPGHMDTFDPKPELQRLHKQESTLAKEGDPFKFFVGSPFGSRKVGQSGLDMCDQWQYIADPEVADEFCNYRGCQAESVNHPEALYHMNTGSRLGSDPALGAWTTYGLGSMNQNLPGYVVMTELAMPQGGAGNWSNGFLPAHYQGTRLRPEGSPILDLKSQPNKTRDHQRRALDELAFLNQRHADRHPEHKDLAARMESYELAYRMQTEVPDVIDLKSEPEYIREMYGMNDKETAVFGRQCLMARRLVEEGTRFVQIFTGGWDSHDYLEEGHSSRIRSVDRGMAALIKDLKQRGMLDETLVIWTGEFGRTPDNNKRGGVYSLGRDHNAEAMTMMLAGGGVKKGTIVGATDELGKSAVDVVHPIRDLHVTLLHLLGLDDNKLTYLHGGRYKQMSQFGGQLIRELIA; encoded by the coding sequence ATGAAATCACCCATCTGTTCTCGTCCTTTGTCTACGCCGACCACCCGTCGTGACTTTCTTTGCGGTCTCACTGCATCGCTCGGATCGCTTGCCATGACAAGCATGTTGGCCAAGGATTATCCTTCTTCCTTGTTGAAGGCATCAGCCACAGAGCAAGGTCCCCTCTGGCCGAAAGAGCCCATGCTCCCCGCTAAGGCGAAGTCGGTGATTATGTTATTCATGGAAGGAGCTCCGGGACACATGGATACGTTTGATCCAAAGCCGGAACTCCAGAGGCTGCACAAGCAGGAATCTACTTTGGCGAAAGAGGGTGACCCGTTCAAATTTTTCGTGGGCAGCCCATTTGGATCTCGAAAAGTGGGTCAGTCTGGTCTCGATATGTGTGACCAATGGCAATACATAGCGGACCCTGAAGTGGCCGATGAGTTTTGCAACTATCGCGGATGTCAAGCGGAGTCAGTGAATCATCCGGAAGCGCTCTACCACATGAATACAGGGAGTCGCTTAGGAAGCGATCCCGCTCTGGGCGCGTGGACGACCTACGGACTCGGTTCCATGAATCAGAATTTGCCAGGTTACGTTGTCATGACAGAGTTGGCAATGCCTCAGGGTGGTGCAGGCAATTGGTCCAATGGATTTCTTCCGGCACATTATCAAGGTACACGACTACGGCCCGAAGGATCTCCCATCTTGGACCTGAAGTCTCAGCCAAACAAGACGCGGGATCACCAGCGCAGAGCCTTGGACGAATTAGCCTTTCTGAATCAACGTCATGCCGATAGGCATCCTGAGCACAAGGATCTTGCAGCCCGCATGGAAAGCTACGAGTTGGCTTATCGTATGCAGACCGAAGTGCCTGACGTGATCGATTTGAAAAGCGAGCCCGAGTACATTCGAGAGATGTACGGCATGAATGACAAGGAAACAGCTGTATTCGGTCGCCAATGTTTGATGGCGCGTCGATTGGTTGAAGAGGGTACGCGTTTTGTGCAAATCTTTACTGGTGGATGGGATAGTCACGATTACCTAGAAGAGGGTCATTCCTCTCGTATCCGAAGTGTGGATCGTGGGATGGCGGCGTTGATTAAGGATTTGAAGCAACGCGGTATGCTTGATGAAACGCTCGTCATTTGGACGGGTGAGTTCGGAAGAACCCCCGACAACAATAAGCGAGGAGGAGTCTATTCACTGGGGCGCGACCACAATGCGGAGGCGATGACCATGATGCTCGCTGGAGGCGGGGTGAAGAAGGGGACAATCGTTGGGGCAACCGACGAATTGGGTAAGAGCGCGGTGGATGTGGTTCATCCAATACGTGACCTTCACGTAACACTCTTGCACTTACTCGGACTCGATGACAACAAGTTGACTTATCTGCACGGAGGCCGCTATAAGCAGATGTCGCAATTCGGAGGTCAGCTCATAAGGGAGTTGATTGCCTAG
- a CDS encoding PSD1 and planctomycete cytochrome C domain-containing protein, protein MARRNIRFDCFGISEGKALYQYFKASLVLLVASATASLSTVSAVDDELEMERLFTLKVKPMLSEKCFSCHGGLGKEVKGGFKLTTLEDFLKGGEFFDDVLIPGDAEYSFVMEAVRWKDPDFEMPPKENDRLSEVQIADLEKWINAGAPWPDEERQNEIRLAERNVKENEEGILIEHSGGLADEWTYRRYRPEDMWAFMPIRKPAVPEVPTRTGNPIDSFVVAKLQEAGYEPAPQADPITLIRRASFDVTGLPPSPEEVVDFKRAFKQNPDHAWTELVDRLLESDHYGERWGQHWLDVARYSDTGGMSNDYERSNAWRYRDYVIRSFNEDKPYNEFVIEQVAGDELVANSVEDRLDGDEEAISKIHGTGAYTPQETEWMVASSFLRMGPWDSAMVAKPEARQIYIDDIVNSVGQTFLSTTMRCLKCHDHKFDPLPTKDYYRLYSAFSATQLAERPAAFHPKENLNGFEEGKAMVEKLHAFAAEKKEALHEKREAAAKAWFTERGLEYVDHASRKGLDDDVKPPRDIGLDYIDEGRLKVREQDDWIWERRKERYQPMVQSVFNSHLPKSVNARKLRVTDKIDEKETTESFILIGGSLKAPGERVSPGVLSALGVPVDPASDDPYVIPEDLDGRRLAVARWIADARNPLTSRSFVNRIWQHHFGKPLAANPNNFGTKGEKPTHPDLIDWLAAEFVDGGWKIKRMHKLIMLSDTYKQSTIHPARGELETDDPSNDLLASYPPRRLTAEEIRDGMLKITGELNTEVGGLPVMPEINMEVALQPRMIQFSIAPAHQPFPEPEQRNRRSVYAYRVRGQADPFLEIFNQPNPNDSCEIRDDASVSPQAFTLLNSDVVTDRSIAFADRLIREEKSFSKRVRRAFELALSRSPTKQEQMRMLDYVENMRDYHKEHEPVPVTYPTKITRSLVEEFSGKPFEYEEILPAFENYVPDKKATDVDAGTRAIADLCLVLFNTNEFVHVY, encoded by the coding sequence ATGGCGCGTCGTAATATTAGATTTGATTGCTTCGGCATTTCGGAAGGGAAGGCCCTATACCAATATTTCAAAGCTTCACTGGTACTTTTGGTAGCGTCTGCTACGGCCAGTTTATCCACAGTGTCTGCAGTCGATGACGAATTGGAAATGGAGCGTCTGTTTACCTTGAAGGTGAAACCCATGCTCTCCGAAAAGTGTTTCAGTTGCCACGGTGGACTGGGCAAGGAAGTGAAGGGAGGATTCAAGCTGACGACGTTGGAGGATTTTCTCAAAGGTGGAGAGTTTTTCGACGACGTGCTAATTCCCGGTGATGCGGAATATAGCTTCGTAATGGAAGCGGTCCGTTGGAAGGATCCGGATTTCGAAATGCCGCCAAAGGAGAATGATCGGCTTTCTGAAGTACAAATAGCGGATCTAGAAAAATGGATCAATGCGGGCGCGCCCTGGCCGGATGAGGAGCGGCAAAACGAAATTCGATTAGCGGAACGTAACGTCAAAGAAAATGAGGAAGGGATTCTGATTGAACATTCTGGCGGTTTGGCGGACGAGTGGACATACCGCCGGTACAGGCCTGAGGACATGTGGGCTTTTATGCCGATTCGTAAACCCGCGGTACCTGAAGTACCGACGAGAACGGGAAACCCGATCGATTCGTTTGTCGTAGCGAAGCTGCAAGAAGCAGGATATGAACCCGCGCCTCAGGCGGACCCCATAACTTTGATACGTCGAGCGTCTTTTGATGTAACCGGCCTTCCGCCAAGTCCGGAAGAAGTCGTAGATTTTAAGAGAGCATTCAAGCAAAACCCGGACCATGCATGGACCGAGCTCGTAGACCGTTTATTGGAGAGCGATCACTATGGGGAGCGTTGGGGCCAGCATTGGCTTGATGTGGCTCGTTATTCCGATACGGGAGGAATGTCCAACGACTATGAGCGCTCTAATGCGTGGCGGTATCGTGACTACGTGATCCGTTCATTTAACGAAGACAAGCCATACAATGAATTCGTCATCGAGCAAGTGGCGGGGGACGAATTGGTCGCGAATTCGGTCGAGGACCGCCTAGATGGCGACGAAGAAGCCATAAGTAAAATTCATGGGACCGGGGCTTACACCCCTCAGGAAACCGAATGGATGGTGGCCTCAAGCTTCCTGCGAATGGGACCTTGGGATTCGGCTATGGTCGCGAAGCCTGAGGCCCGTCAAATCTACATTGACGATATCGTTAACTCGGTGGGCCAGACTTTTCTTTCAACCACCATGCGTTGCCTTAAGTGCCATGACCACAAGTTTGACCCTCTGCCCACCAAGGACTACTATAGATTGTATTCAGCCTTTTCAGCTACCCAACTTGCAGAAAGACCCGCTGCTTTCCATCCAAAAGAAAACCTCAACGGCTTCGAAGAGGGAAAGGCAATGGTTGAGAAGTTGCACGCGTTTGCGGCTGAGAAAAAAGAGGCTCTGCATGAAAAACGTGAAGCGGCCGCCAAGGCCTGGTTTACGGAAAGAGGTCTGGAGTATGTCGATCATGCTTCAAGGAAAGGACTTGATGACGATGTTAAACCTCCCCGCGATATCGGATTAGACTACATCGATGAAGGTCGGCTGAAGGTTCGTGAACAAGACGACTGGATTTGGGAGCGACGCAAAGAGCGTTATCAGCCCATGGTTCAAAGCGTATTTAATAGTCACTTACCTAAGTCAGTTAATGCGCGCAAGCTCCGCGTCACCGACAAGATCGACGAGAAGGAAACGACCGAGAGCTTTATTTTGATAGGGGGGTCCTTGAAAGCTCCCGGAGAAAGAGTCTCACCCGGAGTTCTGAGTGCTCTCGGTGTTCCTGTGGACCCCGCAAGCGATGATCCCTATGTCATTCCGGAGGATCTTGATGGCAGGCGTCTAGCAGTTGCTCGATGGATTGCCGATGCACGCAACCCACTAACTAGCCGTTCCTTCGTGAATCGCATTTGGCAGCATCACTTCGGGAAGCCATTAGCAGCAAACCCAAACAACTTTGGAACGAAGGGCGAAAAACCAACGCATCCTGATCTCATTGATTGGCTGGCCGCTGAATTCGTTGATGGGGGCTGGAAAATCAAGCGGATGCATAAGCTCATCATGCTGTCGGACACATACAAACAATCAACTATCCACCCAGCACGGGGAGAGCTAGAAACGGACGACCCTAGCAACGACCTGCTAGCATCCTATCCTCCCCGCCGCCTAACTGCGGAAGAGATTCGGGATGGGATGCTGAAAATTACGGGGGAGTTGAATACCGAGGTGGGAGGTCTTCCGGTAATGCCTGAAATCAATATGGAGGTCGCGCTGCAACCGCGAATGATCCAATTTTCCATCGCTCCGGCTCATCAGCCGTTCCCTGAACCGGAGCAAAGAAATCGTCGGAGCGTTTACGCTTATCGAGTACGGGGGCAGGCCGATCCCTTCCTGGAAATATTTAATCAGCCCAATCCAAATGATTCGTGTGAAATTCGTGATGATGCCTCGGTATCGCCGCAAGCCTTCACCCTATTAAACAGCGACGTGGTTACAGATCGGTCAATCGCTTTCGCGGATCGACTGATTCGGGAAGAGAAAAGTTTTTCCAAGCGAGTGAGAAGGGCCTTTGAGTTAGCACTCTCTAGAAGCCCAACAAAGCAGGAGCAAATGCGCATGCTGGACTACGTGGAGAATATGAGAGACTACCACAAGGAACATGAGCCCGTTCCGGTAACCTATCCGACCAAGATCACCCGTTCACTGGTAGAGGAGTTTTCCGGAAAGCCTTTCGAATATGAAGAAATACTCCCCGCTTTCGAAAACTATGTACCCGATAAAAAAGCAACCGATGTAGATGCGGGTACCCGTGCTATAGCCGACCTTTGCCTTGTCCTCTTTAACACCAACGAGTTTGTCCACGTGTACTAA